The following are encoded together in the Triticum dicoccoides isolate Atlit2015 ecotype Zavitan chromosome 6B, WEW_v2.0, whole genome shotgun sequence genome:
- the LOC119324444 gene encoding calreticulin-like isoform X2, which produces MEVLLRQPCTACSRRHGGIQTSEDYMFYAISAEYPEFSNKEKTLVLQFTVKHEQKLVCGGGYIKLLGGDVDQKKFGHVIFIRIY; this is translated from the exons ATGGAGGTTCTGCTCAGGCAACCCTGCACTGCTTGCAGCCGACGCCATGGAG GTATCCAAACCTCAGAGGACTACATGTTCTATGCCATCTCGGCGGAGTACCCTGAGTTCAGCAACAAGGAGAAGACACTCGTGCTGCAGTTCACGGTGAAGCATGAGCAAAAGCTTGTCTGCGGTGGTGGTTACATCAAGTTGCTCGGAGGTGATGTTGACCAGAAGAAATTTGGTCATGTTATATTTATTAGAATATACTGA
- the LOC119324444 gene encoding calreticulin-like isoform X1 — protein sequence MEVLLRQPCTACSRRHGGIQTSEDYMFYAISAEYPEFSNKEKTLVLQFTVKHEQKLVCGGGYIKLLGDVLHQPVIAKEEAVLEEADYMFSCCEALDSSIYSFMF from the exons ATGGAGGTTCTGCTCAGGCAACCCTGCACTGCTTGCAGCCGACGCCATGGAG GTATCCAAACCTCAGAGGACTACATGTTCTATGCCATCTCGGCGGAGTACCCTGAGTTCAGCAACAAGGAGAAGACACTCGTGCTGCAGTTCACGGTGAAGCATGAGCAAAAGCTTGTCTGCGGTGGTGGTTACATCAAGTTGCTCGGAG ATGTTTTGCATCAGCCTGTCATTGCTAAGGAAGAAGCAGTACTTGAAGAAGCAGACTACATGTTTTCTTGTTGTGAAGCACTAGATAGTTCTATTTATTCTTTCATGTTCTAG